A stretch of Amycolatopsis balhimycina FH 1894 DNA encodes these proteins:
- a CDS encoding winged helix-turn-helix transcriptional regulator: protein MTAQTRTYGQFCGVARAMELVGERWALLIVRDLVLGSKRYTELQAGLPKIPPSILSARLNELEKSGVVRRRVRPDLDAGVVYELTEYGSELDHILLDLGLWGARSLNGRDPDDVFTLDAAILSLYTTFHSEAAAGVQATFEIRYHDTMTVHAMVDDGALKVAEGRLPEADLVINADRGRALLDVIGGQTSPAEAVRTGRVTIEGRLADLELFARLFRLTAAPSPQEGIVVR, encoded by the coding sequence ATGACTGCACAAACCCGTACCTATGGCCAGTTCTGCGGAGTGGCCCGCGCGATGGAGCTCGTCGGTGAACGGTGGGCGCTGCTCATCGTGCGGGACCTCGTGCTCGGCTCGAAGCGGTACACCGAGTTGCAGGCCGGGCTCCCGAAGATCCCGCCCAGCATCCTCTCGGCCCGGCTCAACGAGCTGGAGAAGTCCGGGGTCGTCCGCCGTCGCGTGCGTCCCGACCTGGACGCGGGCGTGGTGTACGAGCTGACCGAGTACGGCAGCGAGCTGGACCACATCCTGCTGGACCTCGGGCTGTGGGGCGCCCGTTCGCTGAACGGCCGCGACCCGGACGACGTGTTCACGCTGGACGCGGCGATCCTTTCGCTCTACACGACCTTCCACAGCGAAGCGGCCGCCGGGGTGCAGGCGACGTTCGAGATCCGCTACCACGACACGATGACGGTGCACGCGATGGTCGACGACGGCGCCCTGAAGGTGGCCGAGGGCCGCCTCCCGGAAGCGGACCTGGTCATCAACGCCGATCGCGGCCGGGCCCTGCTGGACGTGATCGGCGGCCAGACGAGCCCGGCGGAGGCCGTCCGCACGGGCCGCGTCACGATCGAGGGAAGGCTGGCGGACCTGGAGCTGTTCGCCCGCCTCTTCCGGCTCACGGCGGCACCTTCGCCCCAGGAGGGCATCGTCGTCCGCTGA